The Salvia miltiorrhiza cultivar Shanhuang (shh) chromosome 1, IMPLAD_Smil_shh, whole genome shotgun sequence genome has a window encoding:
- the LOC130987049 gene encoding uncharacterized protein LOC130987049, producing MEPNGDSFWFQPPAVLHPRRRRPQPAPLVNPVALILTIPIIALLILFFVLPPFISHTNQILRPNSVKKSWDSLNIVLVLFAILCGVFARRNDEAPPSEEAVAADDRRIPAAAATVSNFVDRPRQSVPAWMDFPDQRDYNSIGSGSSVGGGGLRRSSSSYPDLRQESVWESEGGNRNRFFDDFEVNFYRSPPREENYELRRRRSHEAERQEAEPVVREIHVDKFEISSAPSPPPPPPPPPKSATPPPPPPPPPTLKRRRSLHSVPRAEIVDTRKDEAEVSQHGRRHPPLPASPPPPSAAPEFEYPEEVSVKINRKKSGTKEFTTAIASLYKGRGKRKKRVKSRNIYEIAAENSSPPSAVESQSAPPPPPPPPPPPPPPPPPPPAKVLQNLFKKSGKSKRVHSIPTTTSAAPPPPPPPPPPNSIFNNLFKTGSKSKRFLHSSAAPVPPPPPPPPPSSILNTLFKTGSKSRRFKNATTSPPQAPPLPPSRRRQPSTGKPPKPTKPAEHQYEIIAPASPLIPLPPPPPPFRMPEVRFVARGDFVRIRSTHSSRCSSPDLEDVDSMSVKSDGGDSIGPSVSCPSPDVNAKADSFIARLRDEWRLEKINSVKEKRISTDAHH from the coding sequence ATGGAACCCAACGGCGACTCCTTCTGGTTTCAACCCCCCGCCGTGCTCCAcccccgccgccgccgtcctcaGCCGGCTCCGCTCGTCAATCCGGTGGCTCTAATCCTTACCATTCCAATTATCGCTCTGCTCATACTGTTTTTTGTGCTACCTCCATTTATCTCTCACACGAATCAAATCCTCAGACCCAATTCGGTTAAGAAGAGCTGGGATTCGCTCAACATCGTCTTGGTTTTGTTCGCCATTCTCTGCGGCGTCTTCGCGCGACGGAACGACGAAGCTCCGCCGTCTGAAGAGGCGGTTGCCGCTGACGATCGCCGAATTCCGGCTGCGGCGGCTACTGTTTCGAACTTTGTGGACAGGCCTAGGCAGTCTGTTCCGGCGTGGATGGATTTTCCGGATCAGAGAGACTACAACAGCATCGGTAGTGGCAGCAGCGTTGGCGGCGGTGGGCTGCGGCGGAGCAGCAGTTCTTATCCCGATCTCCGGCAGGAGTCGGTGTGGGAGAGTGAAGGTGGAAACAGGAACAGgttttttgatgattttgaggtGAATTTCTACCGGTCTCCGCCTCGGGAAGAAAATTATGAGCTCCGCCGTAGGCGGAGCCATGAGGCGGAGAGGCAGGAGGCTGAGCCGGTTGTTAGGGAAATTCATGTGGATAAATTTGAGATCAGCTCGgctccatcgccgccgccgccgccgccaccacctccTAAATCCGCGACTCCTCCGCCTCCCCCGCCGCCTCCGCCCACTTTGAAGCGGAGGCGATCCCTCCATAGTGTGCCACGTGCGGAAATCGTTGACACGCGCAAAGATGAAGCTGAAGTTAGCCAGCACGGACGGCGGCATCCTCCTCTTCCAGCATCGCCCCCTCCGCCGTCTGCGGCGCCGGAATTTGAGTATCCGGAGGAAGTAAGCGTGAAGATCAACCGGAAAAAGAGTGGTACGAAAGAATTCACGACGGCAATAGCTTCGTTGTACAAAGGTCGGGggaagagaaagaagagagtgaAAAGTAGAAATATCTACGAGATTGCCGCTGAGAATTCCTCTCCACCTTCCGCTGTGGAATCACAATCCGCTCctcctcccccaccaccaccaccgccgccgcctcccccacCTCCCCCTCCTCCGCCAGCTAAGGTGTTACAAAACCTGTTCAAAAAGAGCGGTAAAAGCAAGCGCGTACATTCTATTCCCACCACCACGAGCGCCGCCCCGCCCCCACCGCCACCGCCCCCGCCCCCGAACTCGATTTTCAACAATCTATTCAAAACAGGCAGCAAAAGCAAGCGGTTCCTCCACTCATCCGCAGCTCCAGTACCGCCccctccacctccaccgccgccttcgTCAATTCTCAACACATTATTCAAAACCGGAAGCAAAAGCCGGCGCTTCAAGAACGCCACAACTAGCCCGCCACAGGCGCCTCCACTACCGCCGTCACGGCGGCGGCAGCCCAGCACCGGCAAGCCTCCCAAACCCACGAAACCGGCGGAACATCAGTACGAGATTATCGCCCCAGCGTCGCCGTTGATCCCacttccgccgccgccgccgccattcAGAATGCCGGAAGTGAGATTCGTGGCCCGAGGCGACTTCGTGAGAATCCGCAGCACGCATAGCTCCCGGTGCAGCTCGCCGGACCTAGAGGACGTAGACAGCATGTCAGTTAAATCCGACGGCGGAGATTCAATAGGGCCGTCGGTTTCTTGTCCCAGCCCGGATGTGAACGCCAAGGCCGACTCCTTCATCGCCCGCCTCCGAGATGAGTGGAGGCTCGAGAAGATCAATTCAGTAAAAGAGAAACGCATATCCACCGACGCCCACCATTAA